In Anaerolineales bacterium, the following proteins share a genomic window:
- a CDS encoding (2Fe-2S)-binding protein, giving the protein MKTLITLTVNGDAHELYIDARRTLLDALRNELGLMGAHRGCDSGDCGACTVIVDGQPMTSCMMLAADWNGAEILTVEGVAQVGQLHPIQKALVEKGGIQCGFCTPGFVMNIKALLDENPNPTEDEARAWLAGNLCRCTGYAKIIEAVMSAAGEAHE; this is encoded by the coding sequence ATGAAAACGCTCATCACACTCACGGTCAACGGCGACGCGCACGAACTTTACATTGACGCGCGACGTACGCTGTTGGACGCGCTGCGCAACGAACTCGGACTCATGGGCGCGCATCGCGGCTGCGACTCGGGCGATTGCGGCGCGTGCACTGTCATCGTGGACGGTCAGCCGATGACTTCGTGCATGATGCTGGCGGCAGATTGGAACGGCGCGGAGATTTTGACGGTTGAGGGCGTCGCGCAAGTGGGTCAACTCCACCCGATTCAAAAGGCGTTGGTCGAGAAGGGCGGCATCCAATGCGGCTTTTGCACGCCGGGCTTTGTGATGAACATCAAAGCGTTGCTGGATGAAAACCCCAACCCGACGGAAGACGAAGCGCGCGCGTGGCTGGCGGGAAACCTTTGCCGTTGTACGGGCTACGCAAAGATCATCGAGGCGGTGATGAGCGCGGCGGGAGAGGCGCATGAATAA
- a CDS encoding xanthine dehydrogenase family protein subunit M, translating into MNPFEHFTPSSLPEALSLLVERNGSAAVIAGGTDLLLRMKGGFAKPRAVVNLKRIPDLRGISLDSNSGLRLGALTTLRDLTRSPQIRDLYPVLALAAGVMASEQIRSLATLGGNLCNAAPSADLAPPLIALDAEVAIVSLSGERRLPLADFFTGPGKTVLQRGELLKEIVVPPPQGKTVYLKHSPRAFMDIAIVGAAVRIHKQGSQCQQARIVLGAVAPTPLRVRSGEEILEGQPLSVERIQKAAQASAESCSPISDVRGAAWYRKRMVEVLVRRGIEATL; encoded by the coding sequence ATGAATCCATTCGAACATTTCACCCCTTCGAGTTTACCCGAGGCTCTATCCCTGTTGGTTGAGCGCAACGGCAGCGCGGCGGTCATCGCGGGCGGCACCGACCTTTTACTGCGGATGAAGGGCGGGTTCGCCAAACCGCGCGCCGTCGTCAACCTCAAACGCATCCCCGATCTGCGCGGGATTTCACTCGACTCAAATTCAGGACTGCGCCTCGGCGCGTTGACCACACTGCGGGACTTAACCCGCTCGCCTCAAATCCGGGACCTTTACCCGGTCCTCGCCCTCGCGGCTGGAGTCATGGCTTCGGAACAGATTCGCAGTCTCGCCACGCTGGGAGGAAATCTCTGCAACGCCGCGCCTTCGGCAGACCTCGCCCCGCCTCTCATCGCCCTGGACGCGGAAGTCGCCATCGTCAGCCTTTCCGGCGAGCGACGCCTGCCCCTCGCCGATTTCTTCACGGGTCCCGGCAAGACCGTCCTACAGCGCGGCGAATTACTCAAAGAGATCGTCGTCCCTCCGCCGCAAGGGAAAACGGTTTACCTCAAACATTCGCCGCGCGCCTTCATGGACATTGCCATCGTCGGCGCGGCAGTGCGGATTCACAAACAGGGGAGTCAATGCCAGCAGGCGCGCATCGTGCTGGGGGCGGTCGCGCCAACTCCACTTCGGGTAAGAAGCGGCGAAGAAATTTTGGAAGGACAACCCCTCAGCGTGGAGCGAATCCAAAAAGCCGCGCAGGCTTCCGCCGAATCCTGTTCGCCCATCAGCGACGTGCGCGGCGCGGCGTGGTATCGCAAACGCATGGTCGAAGTTCTGGTTCGCAGAGGCATCGAAGCGACATTATGA
- a CDS encoding indolepyruvate oxidoreductase subunit beta, whose product MTTVPQNSFCEEHKIVITGIGGQGIVFLTRLLSQTAVNLGYPVVVSETHGMSQRGGSVISHLKIGGNEAPLIQRGSADVLIALDANEAMQNLDFVRRGGTVFVSSNEELHPDLLPHLERLNIRTLHFPASAIAVELGSPETANIVMAGFVCAYDGLNLPLEDLQATIKQIAGKRAEGNLKALAAGFQAGKKKIEDSQPLPENSR is encoded by the coding sequence ATGACAACAGTGCCGCAAAATTCATTTTGCGAAGAACACAAGATCGTCATCACCGGCATCGGCGGACAGGGCATTGTCTTCCTCACGCGGCTGTTATCGCAGACCGCCGTCAACCTCGGCTACCCCGTCGTCGTATCCGAAACGCACGGCATGAGTCAGCGCGGCGGATCGGTCATCTCGCACCTCAAGATCGGCGGCAATGAAGCGCCGCTCATCCAGCGCGGCTCTGCAGATGTGTTGATCGCCCTCGACGCCAACGAAGCCATGCAAAATTTGGACTTCGTGCGGCGCGGCGGAACGGTCTTTGTCAGTTCCAATGAAGAGTTGCATCCCGATCTGCTTCCGCACCTCGAACGGCTGAACATCCGCACGTTGCATTTCCCAGCCAGCGCCATCGCCGTCGAATTGGGTTCGCCCGAAACCGCGAACATCGTCATGGCTGGGTTTGTCTGCGCGTACGACGGATTGAACCTCCCGCTCGAAGACTTGCAAGCGACCATCAAACAAATTGCCGGTAAAAGGGCGGAAGGAAACCTCAAAGCGTTGGCGGCGGGCTTTCAGGCAGGGAAGAAAAAGATCGAAGACTCCCAACCCCTCCCGGAAAATTCCCGGTAA
- a CDS encoding thiamine pyrophosphate-dependent enzyme encodes MSTQLLTGNDAIALGLVEQGCRVATAYPGTPSSEILAGIIKYKKALDKDLYAEWSVNEKVAFEVALAAAWTGLRAAVAMKQVGLNVASDPLFSAAYTGVKGGFIVIPADDPGPHSSQTEQDSRLLALTAKVPVFDPSTPAEAREMIADAFALSERFKIPVILRPTTRLCHAVSPSADAPASSSDGKPVSPKFQKDPAHWTATPKLRYKLHTELNQKLIEIAAEFANSKYNYIVNEDHGGEVGIIASGVAFHTARQALLELGVRVPMLKIGTPYPLPVNLIEAFSARFTTVIVLEEPDTCIELQIPNRQRVRGRLDGSVPNSGELTPEVMFSVLSKSLSGVGIQVNPSPEDADLSAAIKKLSLPARRPRLCPGCSHRSAFYAMKQNFGPRAIYPGDIGCYTLGTNLRAVDTFVDMGASITMANGFFQANRLVGDDRAVIATIGDSTFLHSGIPPLINAVHTGARFVLLILDNHTTAMTGFQPTPANDYLADGSEAPRKVSIPDLVRACGVEYVKVTDPYEQEDFTAILNEAQAHTQAADGGVAVIIADRPCVLYDNDPILEHPIPVVVTDECDGCRFCTEAFECPALVLRADGSHVDIDYKLCIDCGQCIDACYKGFIVPKLAEMVP; translated from the coding sequence ATGAGTACTCAACTCTTAACCGGTAACGACGCAATCGCATTAGGGCTTGTGGAACAGGGTTGCCGCGTGGCGACCGCCTACCCCGGCACGCCAAGCTCTGAAATTCTGGCGGGAATCATCAAATATAAAAAAGCGCTCGACAAAGACCTCTACGCCGAATGGTCGGTCAATGAAAAGGTGGCGTTCGAGGTCGCGCTCGCCGCCGCGTGGACCGGACTGCGCGCTGCTGTGGCGATGAAACAGGTGGGCTTGAACGTCGCCTCCGACCCGCTTTTTAGCGCCGCGTACACCGGCGTCAAGGGCGGGTTTATCGTCATCCCCGCCGACGACCCGGGACCGCACTCCTCCCAAACCGAACAGGATTCGCGCCTGCTAGCGCTCACCGCCAAAGTCCCCGTATTCGACCCGTCCACTCCAGCCGAAGCGCGGGAGATGATCGCCGACGCGTTCGCCCTTTCGGAACGGTTCAAGATTCCCGTCATCCTGCGTCCCACGACGCGCCTCTGTCACGCCGTCAGCCCCAGCGCCGACGCTCCCGCTTCTTCTTCCGACGGGAAGCCTGTTTCGCCAAAATTCCAAAAGGACCCAGCCCACTGGACCGCCACGCCGAAACTGCGCTACAAACTCCACACGGAACTCAATCAAAAATTGATCGAGATTGCCGCCGAGTTTGCCAACTCGAAATACAACTACATCGTGAACGAAGACCACGGCGGCGAGGTGGGCATCATCGCCTCCGGCGTCGCGTTCCACACGGCGCGGCAAGCCCTGCTCGAACTGGGCGTCCGCGTCCCGATGTTGAAGATCGGCACGCCCTATCCTCTGCCCGTAAATTTGATCGAAGCCTTCTCCGCCCGCTTCACGACCGTGATCGTCCTCGAGGAACCGGACACGTGCATCGAACTTCAAATCCCGAATCGACAACGCGTCCGCGGACGGCTCGACGGCAGTGTGCCCAACTCCGGTGAATTGACCCCCGAAGTGATGTTCTCCGTGTTGAGCAAATCGTTATCGGGGGTGGGGATTCAAGTGAACCCCTCGCCCGAAGATGCGGACTTGAGCGCGGCGATCAAAAAACTGTCCCTGCCGGCGCGGCGACCGCGTTTGTGCCCGGGCTGTTCACATCGTTCCGCGTTCTACGCCATGAAACAGAATTTCGGTCCGCGCGCCATTTACCCTGGCGACATCGGCTGTTACACACTGGGAACGAACCTGCGTGCTGTGGATACCTTCGTGGACATGGGCGCTTCGATCACCATGGCGAACGGATTCTTCCAAGCCAACCGGCTCGTCGGCGACGACCGTGCCGTCATCGCCACCATCGGCGATTCGACTTTCCTGCATTCGGGCATTCCGCCGTTGATCAACGCCGTCCACACCGGCGCGCGCTTTGTCTTGTTGATCCTCGACAACCACACTACCGCGATGACCGGTTTTCAGCCGACGCCCGCCAACGATTATCTGGCAGACGGTTCGGAAGCGCCGCGCAAAGTTTCCATCCCCGATCTCGTCCGCGCTTGCGGAGTCGAATATGTCAAAGTGACCGACCCGTACGAGCAGGAGGATTTCACCGCGATCCTGAACGAAGCGCAGGCTCACACGCAAGCCGCGGACGGCGGCGTGGCGGTCATCATCGCCGACCGACCGTGCGTTTTGTACGATAACGATCCCATCCTTGAGCATCCAATCCCCGTCGTCGTCACGGACGAATGCGACGGTTGCCGCTTCTGCACCGAAGCCTTCGAATGTCCTGCGCTCGTCCTGCGCGCCGATGGCAGTCACGTGGACATTGACTACAAACTCTGCATAGACTGCGGTCAATGCATTGACGCCTGCTACAAAGGCTTCATCGTGCCCAAACTTGCGGAGATGGTTCCATGA
- a CDS encoding TrpB-like pyridoxal phosphate-dependent enzyme, which produces MSDQYKYVLTEADMPKAWYNINPDMPVDPAKTAWNAVLHPGTQEPVTPDFLAVLFPMKFIMEAVSMDRWIEIPEPVREIYRLWRPSPLYRARRLEKALDTPAHIYYKYEGVSPVGSHKPNTAIAQAFYAKEEGVKGFTTETGAGQWGSAMSMACNFFGLECHVYMVKISYNQKPYRRIVMENFGATVTPSPSNKTQYGQKVLAENPDSLGSLGIAISEAVEAAVTSNGKYKYSLGSVLGPVLMHQTVIGLEAIKQFDMAGEYPDMVIGCVGGGSNFAGFAFPFIHKNLTEGQKTKVIAVEPTACPTLTKGTYAFDYGDTARMAPIVKMHTLGHNFVPEGIHAGGLRYHGMAPHVSALVDSGHIQAVALDQLDTFEGAAMFAKAEGIIPAPESSHAIRAAINEAVKCKEEGVKKVIAFNLSGHGLFDLGAYDEYIKGNLQRFEYPAEKVAESMKELPQVAL; this is translated from the coding sequence ATGAGCGATCAATATAAATATGTACTAACCGAAGCCGATATGCCAAAGGCTTGGTACAACATCAATCCGGACATGCCGGTTGACCCCGCCAAGACCGCGTGGAACGCGGTCTTGCATCCCGGCACTCAGGAGCCGGTGACGCCTGATTTTCTAGCAGTCCTGTTTCCAATGAAATTTATCATGGAAGCCGTGAGCATGGATCGCTGGATCGAAATCCCCGAGCCGGTTCGTGAAATCTACAGGCTTTGGCGTCCGTCGCCTCTTTATCGCGCCAGGCGATTGGAGAAGGCGCTCGACACGCCAGCCCACATTTACTACAAATATGAAGGGGTTTCGCCTGTCGGCTCGCACAAGCCGAACACAGCCATCGCGCAGGCATTTTACGCGAAAGAGGAAGGCGTCAAAGGCTTTACTACTGAGACCGGCGCCGGTCAGTGGGGATCGGCGATGTCTATGGCGTGCAACTTCTTCGGTTTGGAATGCCATGTGTACATGGTGAAGATTTCTTACAACCAGAAGCCGTATCGCCGCATTGTCATGGAGAATTTTGGCGCGACCGTCACCCCCAGCCCTTCGAATAAAACCCAATATGGGCAGAAAGTGTTAGCCGAGAACCCCGATAGCCTCGGCTCGCTGGGAATTGCGATTTCAGAGGCAGTGGAAGCGGCGGTTACCTCCAACGGCAAATATAAATACTCCCTCGGCTCCGTGCTTGGCCCGGTGCTCATGCACCAAACCGTTATCGGCTTGGAAGCCATCAAGCAATTCGACATGGCGGGGGAATACCCGGACATGGTCATCGGTTGCGTTGGCGGCGGGAGCAACTTTGCCGGATTTGCTTTCCCCTTCATCCACAAGAACCTTACTGAAGGACAGAAGACCAAAGTCATCGCCGTTGAGCCGACTGCTTGCCCGACTCTCACCAAAGGGACGTATGCCTTCGACTATGGCGATACTGCGCGGATGGCGCCCATCGTCAAGATGCACACGCTCGGACACAACTTCGTCCCAGAGGGGATTCATGCCGGAGGCTTGCGCTATCACGGTATGGCGCCTCATGTTTCGGCGCTGGTGGACAGTGGACACATTCAAGCGGTCGCCTTGGATCAACTGGATACCTTCGAGGGGGCGGCGATGTTCGCCAAGGCGGAGGGAATCATCCCGGCGCCTGAATCGTCTCATGCTATTCGCGCCGCGATCAACGAGGCGGTCAAATGCAAAGAGGAAGGCGTCAAGAAGGTGATCGCCTTCAATCTTTCAGGTCACGGACTATTCGATTTGGGCGCGTACGATGAATATATTAAAGGAAACCTCCAGCGCTTCGAGTATCCTGCCGAAAAGGTTGCCGAATCCATGAAGGAGTTGCCGCAAGTTGCTCTGTAA
- a CDS encoding type IV pili methyl-accepting chemotaxis transducer N-terminal domain-containing protein encodes MIQRLQTRFVVLFVAFASLVAISVGITYWGLQTQQQDALVINLAGRQRMLVQQMTRLALQAQNGDETALVPLQESEIIFNRTLSALREGGDAPYLAESVVTLPATRDAQTLAALSELNTAWTQYRSTLDAAVSSATDSASLQSTLEAQSSNLMQKADAVVHLYEATATAKVNRLRVIQVIFLACALGLLAVGAWITRHALLKPLHELGMAAKRLGENDLATAVQVEGPEEMRALSQAFDEMRVRLRAAQNELIQWNVTLEQRVAQRTQELETLNEVSREISSRLDVQQVLNSVTEKARALLGGEVASLCLVDNNQHWLKLQALSGPQRAIVGDTMPVHADFTDAILESDQAMICGIGNCRGGCRMLSEEYRASHLAAPLRVGNRIIGALCVGSPAQNQFVSESADMLTKLANVAAIALENARLFAQAERMATFEERRRVAAEMHDGLGQTLSYLGLMTDQVVDFLANGEKGAALERLKKTRETIGKATSDVRRAINSLMEEMDVDRDLWTRLRNTSEEIASQHDLELVCHLDADSQPECSPQTAEQVHTIVREALVNTAHHANATRVSVKAGGNNGNYFVTVEDDGQGFDLSQPAPGGHFGLQIMQARAKHIGGEVSLQSEPGSGTRVTLTWQAQEAN; translated from the coding sequence ATGATCCAGCGACTTCAGACTCGGTTTGTTGTTCTTTTTGTCGCCTTTGCATCACTTGTGGCGATCTCTGTCGGTATTACATATTGGGGATTACAGACTCAGCAACAGGACGCGTTGGTGATCAATCTGGCAGGGCGTCAGCGCATGTTGGTTCAGCAGATGACGCGGCTGGCGCTTCAAGCGCAAAATGGGGATGAAACCGCGCTTGTTCCATTACAAGAATCGGAGATAATTTTCAACAGGACTTTATCCGCTTTACGCGAGGGAGGCGACGCGCCGTATCTGGCAGAGAGCGTAGTTACCCTTCCAGCCACGCGGGATGCGCAGACTCTTGCCGCGCTTAGCGAGTTGAACACCGCTTGGACTCAATATCGCTCCACATTGGACGCGGCGGTTTCTTCCGCAACCGATTCCGCTTCGTTGCAATCTACTCTTGAAGCGCAATCCAGCAACCTGATGCAAAAGGCGGATGCAGTGGTACATCTATATGAAGCGACGGCGACCGCCAAGGTAAATCGTCTGCGGGTTATTCAAGTTATATTTTTGGCTTGCGCCTTGGGATTGTTAGCCGTCGGCGCGTGGATTACGCGTCACGCGCTGCTGAAACCGCTCCACGAGTTGGGGATGGCGGCAAAACGTTTGGGCGAGAACGATCTCGCTACGGCGGTGCAGGTCGAAGGTCCAGAGGAGATGCGGGCGTTGTCGCAAGCGTTCGACGAGATGCGCGTCCGTCTCCGCGCGGCGCAGAACGAACTCATCCAATGGAATGTGACGCTCGAGCAGCGCGTCGCTCAACGCACGCAGGAACTCGAAACGCTCAACGAGGTCAGCCGTGAAATTTCTTCGCGCCTCGATGTCCAACAAGTGCTGAACTCGGTCACTGAAAAAGCGCGGGCTTTGCTCGGCGGCGAAGTGGCGTCTCTGTGCCTTGTGGACAACAACCAGCATTGGCTGAAACTTCAAGCGTTGAGCGGACCGCAACGCGCAATCGTTGGAGATACCATGCCTGTCCACGCGGATTTCACCGACGCTATATTGGAAAGCGATCAGGCAATGATCTGCGGTATAGGCAACTGCCGCGGCGGATGCCGTATGTTATCTGAGGAGTATCGCGCCAGCCATCTCGCCGCGCCGTTGCGGGTTGGCAACCGCATCATCGGCGCGTTGTGCGTGGGAAGCCCGGCGCAAAATCAATTTGTCAGCGAGTCGGCAGACATGCTGACCAAACTGGCAAACGTCGCCGCGATCGCGCTGGAAAACGCACGCCTCTTCGCGCAAGCCGAACGCATGGCAACCTTCGAAGAACGTCGCCGCGTGGCGGCGGAAATGCACGACGGGCTTGGTCAAACGCTCAGTTATCTTGGCTTGATGACCGACCAAGTGGTGGACTTCCTTGCCAATGGCGAGAAGGGCGCCGCACTGGAGCGTTTGAAAAAGACGCGTGAAACGATCGGCAAAGCCACCAGCGATGTGCGCCGCGCTATCAACAGCCTGATGGAAGAGATGGATGTAGACAGGGATCTATGGACGCGCCTGCGCAACACATCGGAAGAAATCGCTTCACAACATGACTTGGAGTTGGTCTGCCATTTGGACGCCGACTCGCAGCCTGAGTGTTCTCCGCAGACCGCCGAGCAGGTACACACCATCGTCCGTGAAGCGCTGGTCAACACCGCGCATCATGCGAACGCAACGCGAGTGAGCGTGAAAGCCGGCGGCAATAACGGAAATTATTTTGTGACCGTCGAAGACGACGGGCAAGGATTCGATCTGTCTCAACCGGCGCCGGGCGGACATTTCGGGTTGCAGATCATGCAGGCGCGCGCAAAGCACATCGGCGGGGAGGTCAGCCTCCAGTCTGAGCCGGGAAGCGGAACTCGCGTCACATTGACATGGCAGGCCCAGGAGGCGAACTAA
- a CDS encoding response regulator transcription factor has protein sequence MERARILLADDHALFREGLAGIIGSQADMQVIGEANDGLEAFVKAQELKPDLILMDVQMPSMNGLEATRQIKQVLPETIIVMLTIRSDDDMLYEALKNGAQGYLLKDIQSQYMLEMLRGALRGEAAISPNLAGRVLAEFRRLSQGVISEKDDDNGLTEREQQVLLQASKGATDKEIAASLNISLNTVKTHIRNILSKLHVRTRREATKTAKAKGML, from the coding sequence ATGGAACGAGCCCGTATTTTGCTGGCAGATGATCATGCCCTCTTCCGCGAGGGCTTAGCGGGCATCATCGGCTCCCAAGCCGATATGCAAGTAATCGGTGAAGCCAACGATGGCTTGGAAGCCTTCGTCAAAGCGCAGGAATTGAAGCCTGATTTAATTTTGATGGATGTGCAAATGCCTAGCATGAATGGGCTGGAAGCGACACGCCAAATCAAGCAAGTTCTGCCAGAGACGATCATCGTGATGCTGACGATCCGCTCGGACGACGACATGCTCTATGAAGCGTTGAAAAATGGGGCGCAGGGATATTTGCTGAAAGATATTCAGTCGCAATATATGTTGGAGATGTTGCGCGGGGCGCTGCGAGGCGAAGCCGCCATATCTCCGAATCTGGCGGGACGCGTCCTTGCGGAGTTTCGACGGTTGAGCCAAGGCGTGATCTCTGAGAAGGACGATGACAACGGCTTGACAGAACGCGAACAACAAGTCTTATTGCAAGCATCCAAAGGCGCGACGGACAAGGAAATCGCGGCTTCGTTGAATATCAGCCTAAACACGGTCAAGACTCATATTCGCAATATTCTGTCGAAACTTCACGTCCGCACGAGACGCGAGGCAACGAAGACGGCGAAGGCGAAGGGGATGTTGTAA